From the Arctopsyche grandis isolate Sample6627 chromosome 11, ASM5162203v2, whole genome shotgun sequence genome, one window contains:
- the LOC143918914 gene encoding uncharacterized protein LOC143918914 has protein sequence MCQQADNIPMEMDEKIWKNDSYSTSTSFYNFLDESDLQSSDLNDVVDQPSSLEDERPESWEISHLLKREEINIQESTEIKIEFDNESFSDEDKKINSYQLSWYAKLKDNKIKEGTDILSDNYTQSFDNLVQFQHSLEKTRIHFECDYCGEAFAEKQLLISHIVLHVENISYNCIVTTVQVDLKTNNNNITQTPNVVKAYVCEFCNKAFSLKRYLKKHVEIHTGNKLYKCKICTKGFSYMQNLKRHINSHSGVKPHKCDVCSKAFVNIYSLNRHAQSHTGNKPYKCLICLKAFLLKENFTRHMIVHTKERSHKCEVCSRLFSYKVALNEHMKIHTRENLHKCEVCSKEFINKYKLIRHKLSHTGERPHKCDICLKAFLTSYNLNRHMQGHTGVRPHKCKMCSKAFLTAHHLNRHMKSHNRTKPHASEVNPGKYLEKSKLTDDEDVHSGEVQQYRCENCSKVFLNMYKLNRHVVNHTRKRSHKCDVCSKAFLNIYHLNRHMRCHTGERPYKCEICNQRFVQKETLTRHKNIHK, from the exons ATGTGCCAACAAGCTGATAATATTCCGATGGAAATGGAtgaaaaaatttggaaaaatgaTAGTTATAGTACCTCTACGTCTTTCTATAATTTCCTTGATGAAAGTGACTTGCAATCCAGCGATTTGAATGATGTCGTTGATCAACCCAGTTCTTTGGAAGATGAGAGACCTGAATCTTGGGAGATATCACACTTGTTAAAACGAGAAGAAATCAATATCCAAGAAAGTACTGAAATCAAAATAGAGTTCGACAATGAAAGTTTCAGCgatgaagataaaaaaataaattcataccaGCTATCGTGGTATGCAAAGTTGAAGGACAATAAAATAAAG GAAGGTACTGATATACTCTCCGATAATTACACTCAAAGTTTTGATAATTTGGTGCAATTTCAGCATTCTTTGGAAAAGACACGGATTCATTTCGAATGCGATTATTGTGGGGAAGCATTCGCCGAGAAACAACTTTTAATAAGTCACATAGTATTACACGTTGAAAACATATCATACAATTGCATTGTTACAACGGTACAGGTCGatctaaaaacaaataataacaaCATCACACAAACTCCTAATGTGGTAAAAGCATATGTATGCGAATTTTGCAACAAGGCTTTCTCATTAAAAAGATATCTGAAAAAGCACGTGGAAATCCACACCGGAAATAAACTGTACAAATGCAAAATTTGTACGAAAGGATTCTCCTATATGCAAAATTTGAAGAGACACATCAATAGTCACTCCGGAGTTAAGCCGCACAAGTGTGACGTATGTTCAAAAGCTTTCGTTAACATATACAGCTTAAACAGACATGCACAGAGTCATACTGGAAATAAACCGTACAAGTGTTTAAtttgtttgaaagcatttttacTTAAAGAAAATTTCACCAGACACATGATTGTTCATACTAAAGAAAGATCGCACAAATGCGAGGTTTGCTCCAGGCTGTTTTCTTATAAAGTAGCCTTGAATGAACACATGAAGATTCATACGAGAGAGAATCTTCACAAGTGCGAAGTGTGCTCGAAAGAGTTCATCAACAAGTACAAGTTGATTCGACACAAACTGAGTCACACGGGGGAGAGACCGCACAAGTGTGATATATGTTTAAAAGCGTTCCTGACTTCTTACAATCTAAACAGACACATGCAGGGTCACACCGGAGTCAGACCGCACAAGTGTAAGATGTGCTCGAAGGCTTTTCTCACAGCGCACCACTTGAACAGACACATGAAGAGTCACAACAGGACAAAACCCCATGCAAGTGAAGTGAATCCTGGAAAGTATTTGGAAAAGAGCAAGTTGACTGACGACGAAGATGTTCACTCGGGAGAGGTGCAGCAGTACAGGTGTGAGAATTGTTCGAAGGTGTTTCTCAACATGTACAAGTTGAATAGACACGTGGTGAACCACACTCGGAAAAGATctcacaaatgtgacgtttgctCCAAAGCATTCCTCAACATATACCATTTGAATAGACATATGAGATGCCACACCGGAGAAAgaccatacaaatgtgagatTTGCAATCAGAGATTCGTACAAAAAGAAACGTTGACCAGACACAAGAATATTCACAAGTGA